A window of Streptomyces armeniacus contains these coding sequences:
- a CDS encoding AMP-binding protein has protein sequence MSPTTAPALFPALAARPGRTALRFGERALTYGRLAAAAGTLAARLPAGRRVACWATPTLETAVGVVAGLLAGVPVVPLNPRTGERELAHILGDAAPAAVLAAPGERLPDALGALPRTDVDVTATGPAPVPAPEPPPESPALIVYTSGTTGPPKGAVLPRRALAANLDALRDAWQWTADDVLAHALPLFHVHGLILGVLGPLRRGGAVRHLGRFSAEGVARELSSGATMLFAVPTMYHRLAEAVGTDPALARALAGARLLVSGSAALPVHDHERILAATGRRVVERYGMTETLMNTSVRADDTDTGPGTVGVPLAGVELRLVDEEEAELTGAGEVGEIRVRGPHLFSGYLNRPDATAAAFTADGWFRTGDMAVRAPGGALRIVGRQATDLIKSGGYKIGAGEIENVLLEHPAVAEAAVTGEPDTDLGERVVAWIVPADPGEPPAAGELAGHVSAQLAPHKRPRTVHLLAALPRNDMGKVMKRALAAPETGRDG, from the coding sequence GTGAGTCCGACCACCGCCCCCGCCCTGTTCCCGGCGCTCGCCGCGCGCCCCGGCCGTACGGCCCTGCGCTTCGGGGAGCGCGCCCTGACCTACGGCCGACTCGCCGCCGCCGCGGGCACGTTGGCCGCCCGGCTGCCCGCCGGGCGGCGCGTCGCCTGCTGGGCGACCCCGACGCTGGAGACCGCCGTCGGCGTGGTCGCCGGGCTGCTCGCGGGGGTCCCCGTCGTACCGCTCAACCCGAGGACCGGCGAACGGGAGCTGGCGCACATCCTCGGCGACGCCGCGCCCGCCGCCGTCCTCGCCGCCCCCGGTGAACGGCTGCCGGACGCGCTCGGCGCACTCCCCCGTACGGACGTCGACGTCACGGCCACCGGGCCCGCCCCCGTACCGGCGCCCGAGCCGCCCCCGGAGTCGCCCGCCCTGATCGTCTACACCTCCGGCACCACCGGCCCGCCCAAGGGCGCCGTCCTGCCCCGCCGGGCACTCGCCGCGAACCTCGACGCGCTCCGGGACGCGTGGCAGTGGACCGCCGACGACGTACTCGCCCACGCCCTCCCCCTGTTCCACGTCCACGGCCTGATCCTCGGCGTGCTCGGGCCGCTGCGCCGGGGCGGCGCCGTACGGCACTTGGGCCGGTTCTCCGCCGAAGGCGTCGCGCGGGAACTGTCGTCGGGGGCGACGATGCTGTTCGCGGTGCCGACCATGTACCACCGCCTCGCCGAGGCCGTCGGCACCGACCCCGCGCTCGCCAGGGCGCTGGCGGGCGCGCGGCTGCTGGTGTCCGGCTCGGCCGCGCTGCCCGTCCACGACCACGAGCGCATCCTGGCGGCGACGGGGCGCCGGGTGGTCGAGCGGTACGGCATGACGGAGACGCTGATGAACACCAGCGTGCGCGCGGACGACACCGACACCGGTCCCGGCACGGTGGGTGTGCCGCTCGCGGGCGTCGAACTCCGGCTCGTGGACGAGGAGGAGGCGGAGCTGACCGGCGCCGGGGAGGTCGGCGAGATCCGGGTACGGGGACCGCACCTGTTCAGCGGCTACCTCAACCGGCCCGACGCGACCGCCGCCGCCTTCACCGCCGACGGCTGGTTCCGTACGGGCGACATGGCCGTACGCGCCCCGGGCGGCGCCCTCCGGATCGTGGGACGGCAGGCCACCGACCTCATCAAGAGCGGCGGCTACAAGATCGGCGCCGGCGAGATCGAGAACGTCCTCCTCGAACACCCCGCCGTCGCCGAGGCCGCCGTCACCGGCGAGCCCGACACGGACCTGGGCGAACGCGTCGTCGCCTGGATCGTCCCCGCCGACCCCGGGGAGCCGCCCGCCGCAGGCGAGTTGGCCGGCCACGTGTCCGCTCAGCTGGCCCCTCACAAGCGGCCCCGGACCGTACACCTGCTGGCGGCGCTGCCGCGCAACGACATGGGCAAGGTGATGAAGCGGGCGCTCGCCGCACCGGAGACGGGACGCGATGGCTGA
- a CDS encoding SLC13 family permease: MSAELISILVLVVVFLIATTRSINMGALAFAAAFGVGELVADMDADGIFAGFPGDLFVVLVGVTYLFAIARANGTTDWLVHAAIRLVRGRIALIPWVMFVITCALTAIGAVSPAAVAIVAPIALSFAAQHGISPLLMGGMVVHGAQGGGFSPISIYGSIVNGIVEREQLPGNEVFLFLASLVVNLVIAGILFVLLGGLRLHGQDTAATEESGDAARLTPARTATLVALVALVVAVLAFDLDVGLCAITLAVLLSACWPEDSRLAVGAIAWPTVLLICGVLTYVGVLEEMGTIAWAGERVGDIGVPLLAAVLLCYIGALISAFASSVGIMGALIPLAVPFLAQGEIGAVGMVAALAVSATVVDVSPFSTNGALVLAAATDVDRDRFFRQLMVYGGIVVAAVPAAVWLVLVAPGWG, encoded by the coding sequence GTGTCCGCAGAACTCATCTCGATCCTCGTGCTCGTGGTGGTCTTCCTGATCGCCACCACGCGCTCCATCAACATGGGAGCCCTGGCCTTCGCCGCCGCCTTCGGCGTCGGCGAACTCGTCGCCGACATGGACGCGGACGGCATCTTCGCCGGCTTCCCCGGCGACCTGTTCGTGGTCCTGGTCGGCGTGACGTACCTGTTCGCCATCGCCCGCGCCAACGGCACCACCGACTGGCTGGTGCACGCGGCGATACGGCTCGTACGTGGCCGGATCGCGCTCATCCCCTGGGTGATGTTCGTGATCACCTGTGCGCTCACGGCCATCGGGGCGGTGAGCCCGGCAGCCGTCGCGATCGTCGCGCCGATCGCGCTGAGCTTCGCGGCACAGCACGGGATCAGCCCGCTGCTCATGGGCGGGATGGTGGTGCACGGCGCGCAGGGCGGCGGGTTCTCACCGATCAGCATCTACGGCTCGATCGTCAACGGCATCGTGGAGCGCGAACAGCTGCCCGGCAACGAGGTGTTCCTCTTCCTCGCCTCCCTCGTCGTCAACCTGGTGATCGCGGGGATCCTCTTCGTGCTGCTCGGCGGGCTGCGGCTGCACGGACAGGACACGGCAGCCACGGAGGAGAGCGGCGACGCGGCACGGCTCACCCCCGCCCGTACGGCCACCCTCGTCGCGCTCGTCGCCCTCGTCGTCGCCGTGCTCGCCTTCGACCTCGACGTCGGCCTGTGCGCGATCACCCTCGCCGTCCTGCTCAGCGCCTGCTGGCCGGAGGACAGCAGGCTGGCGGTCGGCGCCATCGCCTGGCCCACCGTGCTGCTCATCTGCGGTGTGCTGACCTACGTCGGCGTGCTGGAGGAGATGGGCACGATCGCGTGGGCGGGCGAACGGGTCGGGGACATCGGAGTGCCGCTGCTCGCGGCCGTGCTGCTCTGCTACATCGGCGCGCTGATCTCCGCGTTCGCGTCCTCCGTCGGCATCATGGGCGCGCTGATCCCGCTGGCGGTTCCGTTCCTCGCACAGGGCGAGATCGGCGCGGTGGGCATGGTGGCGGCGCTGGCGGTGTCCGCGACGGTCGTCGACGTGAGCCCCTTCTCCACCAACGGCGCGCTCGTCCTCGCGGCGGCCACGGACGTGGACCGGGACCGCTTCTTCCGGCAGTTGATGGTGTACGGCGGGATCGTGGTGGCCGCCGTACCGGCCGCGGTGTGGCTCGTACTGGTGGCACCGGGGTGGGGGTAA
- a CDS encoding FadR/GntR family transcriptional regulator, whose translation MSDALRPMGRTRLHEQVIDRLRAYVAEGGLHAGDRLPAERELAQRLGVSRASVKQAVVVLEVQGLVEARHGGGTYLLKNSLDVEPVEQLAERRRRLPDVLDAREALETKLAELAAARRTDDDLAALRAALAHMEREIADGGHGPEGDRRFHAAVTAAAHSALLAEFMRSIAEQIAESRHESLRQPGRPARSLAQHRAILDAIEAGRPKAAAAAMRRHVHTVAKVRLLDWTPDGEGDGGRRGRGRGRVEARGRQPRSTRPSDSAD comes from the coding sequence ATGAGCGACGCACTGCGGCCGATGGGCCGTACGAGACTGCACGAGCAGGTGATCGACCGCCTGCGCGCGTACGTCGCCGAAGGCGGTCTGCACGCGGGCGACCGGCTGCCCGCCGAACGCGAACTCGCCCAGCGCCTGGGCGTGTCCAGGGCCTCGGTCAAGCAGGCCGTCGTCGTCCTCGAGGTGCAGGGGCTGGTGGAGGCACGGCACGGGGGCGGCACGTATCTCCTCAAGAACAGCCTCGACGTCGAACCCGTGGAGCAGCTTGCGGAACGCCGCCGTCGTCTGCCCGACGTCCTCGATGCCCGTGAGGCCCTGGAGACGAAGCTCGCCGAACTCGCCGCCGCGCGGCGCACGGACGACGATCTCGCCGCCCTCCGCGCGGCCCTCGCCCACATGGAGCGGGAGATCGCGGACGGCGGCCACGGCCCGGAGGGCGACCGCCGGTTCCACGCCGCGGTGACCGCGGCCGCGCACAGCGCGCTGCTCGCGGAGTTCATGCGCTCCATCGCCGAGCAGATCGCGGAGAGCCGCCACGAGTCGCTGCGCCAGCCGGGCCGCCCGGCCCGCTCGCTGGCCCAGCACCGCGCGATCCTGGACGCGATCGAGGCCGGCCGCCCCAAGGCGGCGGCCGCGGCGATGCGCAGGCACGTACACACGGTGGCGAAGGTGCGCCTGCTGGACTGGACCCCGGACGGGGAGGGTGACGGGGGACGACGTGGACGTGGACGTGGACGCGTAGAGGCGCGCGGGCGTCAGCCGCGGTCCACCCGTCCGTCGGATTCAGCAGATTGA
- a CDS encoding nuclear transport factor 2 family protein, producing the protein MPAEPKTTREVCDAYLARLAERDLNGAVDLFSDTVDWDAPGSPDVPWSGRRSSREGVRDFFTTLHEHLQPEEFTVTHMVVDGEQAVIIGRLRDTVKATGGTLVTPFAAHVTVEDGQFTRYHLFEDTYALDRAVAGA; encoded by the coding sequence ATGCCCGCAGAGCCCAAGACGACCCGGGAAGTGTGCGACGCCTATCTGGCCAGGCTCGCCGAACGGGACCTGAACGGCGCCGTCGACCTGTTCTCCGACACCGTGGACTGGGACGCCCCGGGATCGCCGGACGTGCCGTGGTCGGGCCGCAGGTCCTCGCGTGAAGGGGTCAGGGACTTCTTCACCACGCTCCACGAGCACCTGCAGCCGGAGGAGTTCACCGTCACCCACATGGTCGTGGACGGCGAACAGGCCGTGATCATCGGACGTCTGCGGGACACCGTGAAGGCCACCGGCGGGACGCTGGTCACGCCGTTCGCCGCCCATGTCACCGTCGAGGACGGGCAGTTCACGCGCTACCACCTCTTCGAGGACACCTACGCCCTGGACCGGGCCGTGGCCGGTGCCTGA
- a CDS encoding nuclear transport factor 2 family protein has product MTVTPSHPAVRAFVEAVNAGDRKALWDVLAEDATMTDVGTERVLRDWVELEIFSSHARMEVDSQSPDGLSVTARYHNDNWGDIDTAWTFTVTDGKIRRFETGPG; this is encoded by the coding sequence ATGACCGTGACGCCGTCCCATCCGGCGGTACGCGCCTTTGTCGAGGCGGTCAACGCGGGGGACCGCAAGGCACTCTGGGACGTCCTGGCCGAGGACGCCACCATGACGGACGTCGGGACCGAACGGGTCCTCCGGGACTGGGTGGAGCTGGAGATCTTCTCCTCCCACGCCCGTATGGAGGTCGATTCCCAGTCACCCGACGGCCTGTCCGTGACCGCCCGCTACCACAACGACAACTGGGGCGACATCGACACCGCGTGGACCTTCACGGTCACCGACGGGAAGATCCGCCGCTTCGAGACCGGGCCCGGTTGA
- a CDS encoding AfsR/SARP family transcriptional regulator — MRDRSGEAAGPGDAARPREIPRQHAGAGAGEYGADQEPLPTIRLLGPVGVRIEGRRVSLGPQQQALLAALALARGRPVSTSRLADLMWEGATPDGVITTLRTHVLHLRRVLEPGRRARSGFKVLVSSGGRSNTSYTLRVADEQVDALRFVRLTEEARRATADADPAAALALLDEALGLWAGPALEGVSGRSFALAEASRLEELRLVTREDRVDALIGLGRYEEVVAELSTLVRDFPLRERLRSQLILALYRSGRQADALAEYRDIHQHLRDNLGLEPGRPLQRLHQQVLNADPVLDPEQPRTAPSGAGAGAVHRPVPRQLPPDVASFTGRGAYLREMDALLPRDAHADGPGPGSAPGAGQTLVISSLSGMAGVGKTTLAVHWAHRVADRFPDGQLHVNLRGHAPEPPMQADEALGQLLRALGVAAEHLPESTDEKAALYRSLLADKRVLVLLDDAAGLEHVRPLLPGSPTCFVVVTSRNDLRGLTAFHDARRVSLALFSEEEALALLSRVIGTDRVREEADAASEVVRLCGCLPLAVRIIAAHLMGDRRRPLAEVVRDLREGDRLGELALEAEPRTAVRTVLDLSYQTLPEDERRLLRLLSLTPGPDVPARAAAALAELPEADTVRLLDRLVSRSLLEMHRTERFHLHELVRLFARERAGEEDAAEAREEAVRRLFTWYSATTESAAAALYGTFYYWYAEKPPEPGASPTAPLAFDSAAAALAWLDAERPVLLACVGHAAEHGPYPFAWQIALTLHGHLMAHGQRADWLRAAHAGLRAAEADEDDYGQAVMCWSLGYVLWELGRHDEALRHSNRADSLYERLDLGVERAGALLGLAASHREQGDLDAAARHARRSLRLYEEGAQPAGSAWALFFLGSVLFDQGRLTAAREEFRRAGEAGRRSQDEHSALLALWGLGATHHALGEFGEALRCLTEVLAADDRLLTTYAAEGALNSLALVYRDSGDPRLALKHGLDVLSTTHRTHRRLVEAEALNTIGTVLLRLDDLPGALDHHHRARELARTAGCRRAEAAAGLGLAAVHRSLGEHREALSHGRLALSRARQTGLGLAEGEALAELAAVHLALGQHHKAAETVERALRLHRDSGYRPGLTRALETAAEVHGARGDAEAAERHASESAELCARMGVPRQPGARFPAEAERP, encoded by the coding sequence GTGAGGGACCGATCCGGTGAGGCGGCCGGACCGGGAGACGCGGCCCGCCCGCGGGAGATTCCGCGGCAGCACGCGGGGGCGGGGGCGGGGGAGTACGGCGCGGACCAGGAGCCGTTGCCGACGATCCGGCTGCTCGGCCCCGTGGGCGTGCGCATAGAGGGCCGCCGCGTCAGCCTGGGCCCGCAGCAGCAGGCGCTGCTGGCGGCGCTGGCGCTCGCCCGGGGCCGGCCGGTCAGCACCTCGCGGCTGGCCGACCTGATGTGGGAGGGCGCCACCCCGGACGGCGTCATCACCACGCTGCGCACCCACGTCCTGCACCTGCGCCGCGTCCTGGAGCCCGGACGGCGGGCCAGGTCCGGTTTCAAGGTGCTGGTCAGCTCCGGCGGCCGGTCCAACACCAGCTACACGCTGCGCGTCGCCGACGAACAGGTCGACGCCCTCCGCTTCGTCCGGCTCACCGAGGAGGCGCGCCGGGCCACCGCCGACGCCGACCCGGCCGCCGCCCTCGCCCTGCTGGACGAGGCGCTCGGGCTGTGGGCCGGGCCCGCCCTGGAGGGGGTCAGCGGGCGGAGCTTCGCCCTCGCCGAGGCCAGCCGCCTGGAGGAGCTGCGGCTGGTGACCCGGGAGGACCGGGTCGACGCGCTGATCGGACTGGGCCGCTACGAGGAGGTCGTCGCCGAACTCTCCACGCTCGTACGGGACTTCCCGCTGCGCGAGCGGCTGCGCTCCCAGCTCATCCTGGCGCTGTACCGCTCGGGCCGGCAGGCGGACGCCCTCGCGGAGTACCGCGACATCCACCAGCACCTGCGCGACAACCTGGGGCTCGAGCCCGGCCGCCCGCTCCAGCGGCTGCACCAGCAGGTGCTGAACGCCGATCCCGTGCTCGACCCCGAGCAGCCGCGCACGGCCCCGTCCGGCGCGGGGGCCGGGGCCGTGCACCGGCCGGTGCCGCGGCAGCTGCCGCCCGACGTCGCCAGCTTCACCGGGCGCGGCGCGTATCTGCGGGAGATGGACGCCCTGCTGCCTCGCGACGCGCACGCGGACGGCCCGGGGCCCGGGTCCGCGCCCGGAGCCGGGCAGACGCTCGTCATCTCCTCGCTCTCCGGCATGGCCGGCGTCGGCAAGACCACCCTCGCCGTGCACTGGGCGCACCGGGTGGCCGACAGGTTCCCCGACGGCCAGCTGCACGTGAACCTGCGCGGCCACGCGCCCGAGCCCCCGATGCAGGCCGACGAGGCCCTGGGCCAGCTGCTGCGGGCCCTCGGCGTGGCGGCGGAGCATCTGCCGGAGAGCACCGACGAGAAGGCCGCCCTCTACCGCTCCCTGCTCGCCGACAAGCGCGTGCTGGTGCTGCTGGACGACGCCGCCGGGCTGGAACACGTACGCCCGCTGCTGCCCGGCTCCCCGACCTGCTTCGTCGTCGTCACCAGCCGGAACGACCTGCGCGGCCTGACCGCGTTCCACGACGCGCGCCGCGTCAGCCTGGCCCTGTTCAGCGAGGAGGAGGCGCTGGCGCTGCTGTCCCGCGTCATCGGCACCGACCGCGTACGAGAGGAGGCCGACGCCGCGTCCGAGGTGGTACGGCTGTGCGGCTGCCTGCCGCTGGCCGTACGGATCATCGCCGCCCACCTCATGGGCGACCGCCGCCGGCCGCTCGCCGAGGTCGTACGGGACCTGCGCGAGGGCGACCGGCTCGGCGAACTGGCCCTGGAAGCGGAGCCGCGGACGGCCGTACGCACAGTCCTCGACCTCTCGTACCAGACGCTGCCCGAGGACGAACGGCGCCTGCTGCGGCTGCTGAGCCTCACCCCCGGACCCGACGTGCCGGCACGGGCCGCCGCCGCGCTGGCCGAGCTGCCGGAGGCCGACACCGTACGGCTGCTGGACCGGCTGGTGTCCCGCAGCCTGCTGGAGATGCACCGGACCGAACGTTTCCATCTGCACGAGCTCGTACGGCTGTTCGCGCGCGAACGGGCCGGGGAGGAGGACGCCGCGGAGGCGCGGGAGGAGGCCGTACGGCGCCTGTTCACGTGGTACTCCGCGACCACCGAGAGCGCCGCCGCGGCCCTCTACGGCACCTTCTACTACTGGTACGCCGAGAAGCCCCCCGAGCCCGGAGCGTCCCCCACCGCCCCGCTCGCCTTCGACAGCGCCGCCGCCGCGCTGGCCTGGCTGGACGCCGAACGGCCCGTGCTGCTGGCCTGCGTCGGGCACGCCGCCGAGCACGGCCCGTACCCCTTCGCGTGGCAGATCGCGCTGACGCTGCACGGCCATCTGATGGCGCACGGCCAGCGCGCCGACTGGCTGCGCGCCGCACACGCCGGGCTGCGCGCCGCCGAGGCGGACGAGGACGACTACGGGCAGGCGGTGATGTGCTGGAGCCTCGGCTACGTCCTGTGGGAACTCGGCCGCCACGACGAGGCGTTGAGGCACAGCAACCGCGCCGACTCCCTCTACGAGCGGCTGGACCTCGGCGTGGAGCGGGCCGGCGCGCTGCTCGGCCTCGCCGCCTCCCACCGGGAGCAGGGCGACCTCGACGCGGCGGCCCGGCACGCCCGCCGTTCGCTGCGGCTCTACGAGGAAGGGGCGCAGCCGGCCGGTTCGGCGTGGGCGCTGTTCTTCCTCGGCTCGGTCCTGTTCGACCAGGGCCGGCTGACCGCCGCGCGCGAGGAGTTCCGCCGGGCGGGGGAGGCCGGGCGGCGCTCCCAGGACGAGCACTCCGCGCTGCTCGCGCTGTGGGGGCTCGGCGCCACGCACCACGCGCTCGGCGAGTTCGGCGAGGCCCTGCGCTGCCTCACCGAGGTGCTGGCCGCGGACGACCGGCTGCTGACCACGTACGCCGCCGAGGGCGCCCTCAACTCGCTGGCACTGGTGTACCGCGACAGCGGCGACCCGCGGCTGGCGCTCAAGCACGGGCTCGACGTGCTCAGCACCACCCACCGCACGCACCGCCGCCTCGTCGAGGCCGAGGCGCTCAACACCATCGGCACCGTCCTGCTGCGCCTCGACGACCTGCCCGGGGCGCTGGACCACCACCACCGCGCACGCGAGCTGGCCCGTACGGCGGGCTGCCGCCGCGCGGAGGCCGCGGCCGGGCTGGGGCTGGCGGCCGTACACCGCAGCCTCGGCGAGCACCGCGAGGCCCTCTCGCACGGCCGGCTGGCGCTGTCCCGCGCGCGGCAGACGGGGCTGGGGCTGGCGGAGGGCGAGGCGCTGGCCGAACTCGCCGCCGTACACCTGGCGCTCGGCCAGCACCACAAGGCCGCGGAGACCGTCGAACGGGCCCTGCGGCTGCACCGGGACTCCGGCTACCGGCCTGGTCTGACGCGCGCGCTCGAGACCGCCGCGGAGGTGCACGGCGCTCGCGGGGACGCGGAGGCGGCGGAGCGGCACGCGAGCGAGAGCGCCGAGCTGTGCGCGCGGATGGGCGTGCCGCGGCAGCCGGGCGCGCGCTTCCCGGCGGAGGCGGAACGGCCGTAG
- a CDS encoding AzlD domain-containing protein, with the protein MSAAWIVVGALVVSTFLIKGAGSLVMGDRELPPWFPRFVEYLTPALLAVLVVTQLLGSAGSRGMVFDARLAGFAAALVAWRLKAPVPVVVLVAAAVTAGVRALG; encoded by the coding sequence GTGAGCGCGGCGTGGATCGTCGTCGGCGCCCTGGTGGTGAGCACGTTCCTGATCAAGGGCGCCGGCTCGCTGGTCATGGGGGACCGCGAACTGCCGCCGTGGTTCCCGCGCTTCGTGGAGTATCTGACGCCCGCGCTGCTGGCGGTGCTCGTGGTCACCCAGCTGCTGGGCTCGGCGGGCTCGCGCGGCATGGTCTTCGACGCCCGGCTCGCGGGCTTCGCCGCGGCGCTGGTGGCGTGGCGGCTGAAGGCGCCCGTGCCGGTGGTGGTGCTGGTGGCGGCGGCGGTCACCGCGGGCGTACGCGCGCTGGGTTGA
- a CDS encoding AzlC family ABC transporter permease encodes MTAAESGGVPYGWPPPGRRTAWTAGARAAVPFTVAIFAFGISFGVLAQGAGFSALAAASMSGLVFVGSSQFAAVSVLVNGGGWAAAAVAGTLLNLRYLVMGFAILPALRGGRARRAVESQLVIEESWAIASDADGRFDRVRLLSSGVVLWLGWVAGTLLGALGPFTAVDVLNYGLDAVSPVLFFLLLAPHLGTVRKRSAAAAAGLGAVVLTAVAVPDTAIAAACVLAAVWTWRAR; translated from the coding sequence ATGACCGCTGCCGAGTCCGGCGGCGTGCCGTACGGCTGGCCGCCACCGGGGCGGCGTACGGCGTGGACCGCGGGGGCGAGGGCGGCCGTTCCGTTCACGGTGGCGATCTTCGCCTTCGGCATCTCCTTCGGGGTGCTGGCGCAGGGCGCGGGCTTCTCCGCGCTCGCGGCGGCGTCCATGTCGGGGCTGGTGTTCGTGGGCTCGTCGCAGTTCGCCGCGGTCTCCGTGCTCGTCAACGGCGGCGGCTGGGCCGCGGCGGCCGTCGCCGGGACCCTCCTGAACCTGCGCTACCTGGTGATGGGCTTCGCCATCCTGCCCGCGCTGCGCGGCGGCAGGGCCCGCCGCGCCGTCGAGTCCCAGCTGGTCATCGAGGAGTCCTGGGCGATCGCGAGCGACGCGGACGGGCGCTTCGACCGCGTACGGCTGCTGTCGTCCGGGGTGGTGCTGTGGCTCGGCTGGGTGGCGGGCACGCTGCTGGGCGCGCTCGGGCCGTTCACGGCGGTGGACGTCCTCAACTACGGCCTGGACGCGGTCTCCCCGGTGCTGTTCTTCCTGCTGCTCGCGCCGCATCTGGGCACCGTGCGCAAGCGGTCGGCGGCGGCCGCGGCGGGTCTCGGCGCCGTCGTCCTCACCGCCGTCGCGGTGCCGGACACCGCCATCGCCGCGGCCTGCGTGCTCGCGGCCGTGTGGACCTGGAGGGCACGGTGA
- a CDS encoding nuclear transport factor 2 family protein has protein sequence MDRDALEAAVRLYFEACNKVDAELFARCLSERVVHYLAKGMSGPIHGIPPVVERWGADVRANSSYWVVDAVYADEATRTAVCEWTGVKPGLGRVLRGAEVYRFDDDGLIDEIRIYYASRRDDGFDANELEGFPYGERGFAQ, from the coding sequence ATGGACCGGGACGCGCTGGAGGCGGCCGTACGGCTGTACTTCGAGGCGTGCAACAAAGTCGACGCCGAGCTGTTCGCCCGGTGCCTCTCCGAACGCGTCGTGCACTACCTCGCGAAGGGCATGTCCGGGCCGATCCACGGCATCCCGCCGGTGGTGGAGCGCTGGGGCGCCGACGTGCGCGCCAACTCCTCGTACTGGGTGGTCGACGCCGTCTACGCCGACGAGGCCACCCGCACGGCCGTCTGCGAGTGGACGGGGGTCAAGCCGGGCCTGGGCCGGGTGCTGCGCGGCGCGGAGGTCTACCGCTTCGACGACGACGGCCTCATCGACGAGATCCGCATCTACTACGCGTCCCGGCGCGACGACGGCTTCGACGCCAACGAGCTGGAGGGCTTCCCGTACGGCGAGCGGGGGTTCGCGCAGTGA
- a CDS encoding DUF6421 family protein: protein MSGAPETAARGASAPLADGMLPTARHLGRTLVPLVDAFRFRQENDGTVGRPTDEDVRLLRAVRDEGARWFTAYGRTAQAGALTADIDGWLAEGLDTAPHFARSRDALRAPADGAWAAFLAPVLTTNSTPPVGKRLEFYLVRRKEPAELAALADRYPHPKNNCQATVLLAGSAGIARGNSIVFFPENVAAHDKVTEQPYAVFFFSKFRRIHETFAVPAARAVLTEDSVPRASTGMDPERCYQARSVWGYLHDYFHHQGRWPLDRHIKLKMNWFVGLLEELKVDAQTALACHDDAVAYAEEQIDMILLERMFRYPLDAHAVRNFDAGTGVFLFSWLRGLGALTGENGRFRLHRDRVLAGLRELVAAVEAMEAQVATPAEYRAAAKAFVREYLPEGEEGDRYAFTGEQRALLRARESLDAVPPLVFAPAEL from the coding sequence GTGAGCGGCGCCCCGGAGACGGCGGCCCGCGGCGCCTCGGCCCCGCTCGCGGACGGCATGCTGCCGACGGCGCGGCATCTCGGCCGTACGCTCGTTCCGCTGGTCGACGCGTTCCGCTTCCGCCAGGAGAACGACGGGACCGTCGGACGGCCGACGGACGAGGACGTACGGCTGCTGCGTGCCGTACGAGACGAGGGCGCGCGCTGGTTCACCGCGTACGGCCGGACCGCGCAGGCCGGCGCCCTCACCGCCGACATCGACGGCTGGCTGGCCGAAGGGCTGGACACGGCGCCGCACTTCGCGCGCTCCCGTGACGCGCTGAGGGCGCCCGCGGACGGCGCGTGGGCGGCGTTCCTCGCGCCCGTGCTGACCACGAACAGCACGCCGCCGGTCGGAAAACGGCTGGAATTCTATCTCGTCCGCAGGAAAGAGCCCGCCGAACTGGCCGCGCTGGCCGACCGTTATCCGCATCCCAAAAACAACTGCCAGGCCACGGTGCTGCTCGCGGGCAGCGCCGGAATCGCGCGCGGCAACAGCATCGTCTTCTTCCCGGAGAATGTCGCGGCGCACGACAAGGTGACGGAACAGCCCTACGCCGTCTTCTTCTTCAGCAAGTTCCGCAGGATTCACGAGACTTTCGCGGTGCCGGCCGCACGGGCCGTTCTCACGGAGGACTCCGTTCCGCGCGCGTCCACCGGAATGGACCCGGAGCGCTGCTATCAGGCCCGCTCCGTGTGGGGTTATCTGCACGACTACTTCCACCACCAGGGCCGGTGGCCGCTCGACCGACACATCAAGCTCAAGATGAACTGGTTCGTCGGCCTGCTGGAGGAGCTGAAGGTCGACGCCCAGACAGCGCTCGCCTGCCATGACGACGCCGTCGCCTACGCCGAGGAGCAGATCGACATGATCCTGCTGGAGCGGATGTTCCGCTATCCGCTCGACGCACACGCCGTCCGCAACTTCGACGCCGGCACCGGGGTCTTCCTGTTCTCCTGGCTGCGCGGGCTGGGCGCCCTCACCGGCGAGAACGGCCGGTTCCGGCTGCACCGCGACCGGGTGCTCGCGGGGCTGCGGGAGCTGGTCGCGGCCGTCGAGGCCATGGAGGCCCAGGTCGCCACGCCCGCGGAGTACCGGGCGGCGGCGAAGGCCTTCGTACGGGAGTACCTTCCCGAAGGCGAGGAGGGCGACCGCTACGCGTTCACCGGCGAGCAGCGCGCCCTCCTGCGGGCGCGGGAGAGCCTCGACGCGGTTCCCCCGCTCGTCTTCGCCCCGGCGGAGCTGTGA